The candidate division KSB1 bacterium genome contains the following window.
TCATCAAAAAACTCAAACTCAACCCCATCGACAAACTTAACCAATTTCTTTTTTGAAAATCTTTTCATGTGAACATACTTAATTTTGGAAGATACTTTGCCCTTGTTCGTGGAGACCACGGTCGAATTCCACCCTTCCTGATCGGGAATATCAGTCAAGGCCTGGTTGGTCGCGGTTACTGCCCTATCGGACTGACACGATAACGTCAAAATCAAAAATGCACAAAAAGTAAAAGTTTTAAAAAATTTAAAATACATACAAAATTGAACGATGACTTTCACAATGAAATGTCTTAATTAAGCCTGCTGTTTGTTTCTTTTGTAATGAACAGCCGCTTTTACAAATTATCTAAAAAGAGGATGCCCCGCCAGTACCCGAGACTTTAACTCCGGATGAAACTGCACACCAAAATACCATGGATGATCATGAAGTTGAACAATTTCGTCGGTTTCGGCGTCATCATCGGTGACATACACCTCGCCGTACTGGTACGGACTCAGTGTTCCGGGATCGACGTTTATGTAGGGATCCAATTTAAGAATAGTTATTTTTAAGCTAGGTGATTTTAGTAGCAGCCCAATGGATGCTGATGCAATGCCCTTACCAAGTGAAGATACACCCCCCCGGTAATAAAAATATATTTTGTTTTAGGATTTACAGGCATTCAATACCCTCTAGTATTTATTTTTTTCGTATCTAATAAATTCGTTAAACACCATTGTATTCTAACCAATTACTTTCGGTACGCTAAAGTAGCTCTGTTTTTTTTTCGGCGCATTTGCAAGAGCCTGTTCTTGCTCAAGCCAGTTTTGTGCCTTATCTTCTCTAAGAATATTCTTCAAATCAATTATATGCGAAGTCGGCTCAACAGCTTTCGTATCTAACTCATTCAGCCTTTCAACATAAGCCACAATTTGATCCAACTCTTTAGCCAATTTTTCTTTTTCCTCAAAAGAAAACTCAAGCCTGGAGAGTGTTGCGATCTTTTCTACATCTTCGATTTTTATGGGCATCACACCTCTTGAAAAAACAGACTTTCAGGCCTAAA
Protein-coding sequences here:
- the gatC gene encoding Asp-tRNA(Asn)/Glu-tRNA(Gln) amidotransferase subunit GatC, giving the protein MPIKIEDVEKIATLSRLEFSFEEKEKLAKELDQIVAYVERLNELDTKAVEPTSHIIDLKNILREDKAQNWLEQEQALANAPKKKQSYFSVPKVIG